TCCAGCCCCAGTTGCAGCCTGACCATCTCCTGGATTTGTTCCTTGGAGCTGGCGCCGTAGTTGGCTACCCGCTGCTTTATCTGGGCCGGGGTGTATTCAAAGGACGGGACTTCCCGATTAGCCGCTGCCAGGATAGCTATTGCCTGTGCCCGGCCGATGGCCAGCGCCGACCTGACATTTTTAGCCAGGAATGGTTGCTCCACGGCAACCACGTCCGGCCGGTAAGTCGTGATGATATCCGTGAGCCGGTGGTAGAGATAA
This sequence is a window from Dehalococcoidales bacterium. Protein-coding genes within it:
- a CDS encoding crossover junction endodeoxyribonuclease RuvC, whose amino-acid sequence is YLYHRLTDIITTYRPDVVAVEQPFLAKNVRSALAIGRAQAIAILAAANREVPSFEYTPAQIKQRVANYGASSKEQIQEMVRLQLGLDRIPEPNDAADALAVALCHLGEIRLNRLLAEQS